A segment of the Salmo trutta chromosome 3, fSalTru1.1, whole genome shotgun sequence genome:
ACAACTTCTACAAAGACAATGAGACAAGATAAATAGGGAGTTACACAGGGATAATCTAAGGCAGctaattatttgtgtgtgtgtgtttgtctacctGTAGTGAAAAGGCGACATAGATTGCTACTGATCCCGTCACTGTCCCAAGGCCGAGAAAGGTTCCAGAGTCACTGTGGAACACAGCGAGAATAAAAAAGAGCCACTGACTCCTGGTTAACAGGGAAGAACAAATATCTACAACAATTACATTTATTCAGGGATAGGCGGTATACggtattttactatatacacaccggtattgatgcacagaCCAGTTtgagtttttactttaccttctgtaatggtatttcaatgtttggtttgttaaaatgTGATACGCCACTCCGttttttttatagtttactccgcaACTTGAGTCGTCCCTCTCCCCAAGCTCTGCCCCGTCACTGAAGGAGCGCAGTTGCTGTTAGACCACGAGATCATTTGCCGACAGTTcactgcatggtcaatgcagcagaTGCAACAATATGTTGATGACAGTGATGCTGctttccactttgcttcttaatataagtgttctataattacactattagtttgtatCTTACTgactgcaaacagctagtttgtcttttcttagaaAGTTGTGGCTAAAATAATCGTGTTAGCCGTTAATGCGAATCGCTAGGTAgataataaatgtactgagttagagcaaatgtagctagctaatacagctaatacagcctgacaccagtgctggtgtaggcctaaatcagcatgttgtttatgtaacagtattttctaaatcagagaggaataggcaaagcatgaatatattagctagctacatgaagTAAGAGAAACTTCTAATGTAGCCAAAGTTTATAGGGTTCCACTCCcatgggaaacactgaccaacactttggttcctaccctgtcacaataacgcCTCCTATTAGTATTAAAATTCCAAGTTCGAAGAACGCCTGCTTGGCTTTTTCATTCATTGACATGTCAAACagtgtattcaaagtgcccactattacaTTCTAACGCTCACCGGACAGTTTTAGGTACACCCAACTAGTACTGGGTTggaccccctttgcctccagaataGCCTGAAATATTTGAGGCATTGATTTTACAAAGGTGTTGGAAATGTTTGTTGATCAATTGGTGTCAAGGGACCTAATGTGTGCCAGGAAGAAAATTCCCCACACCAGTACACCACCACCTtgtaccattgacaccaggcaggatgggtccaagGATTCTGCTTACatcaaatcctgactctgccatcagcatgacgcaacatcattcatcagaccaggcaatgttttcccactcctcaattgtccagtgttggtgattgcgTGGCCACTGGAGctacttcttcttgtttttagctgataggagtggaacccggtgtggtcgtctggtgcaatagcccatccatgaGAAGGATTGATGAGTTGTGCGTTCCAAGATGCCATtttgcacaccactgttgtactgcactgTTATTTGTTTGTCAGAGTGCAAGATTCTTGCCATTTTCCTTCAACCtttctcatcaacgagctgtttcaCAGGACTGTTGCTGAGTGgatattttttgtttgtcgcaccattctcggtaaaccctagacaatGTCGCGCGTGAAAAGTCCATGAGGGCGGACGTTTGCGATACTGGATCCGGCATGCCTGGCACTGACGATCATACCACACTAAATGTCACTTAGGTCACTCgctttgcccattctaacattcagtCGAACAGTAACAATGCcggtctgcctgctttatatagcaagccacgtaactcactgtctgtaggagcaatcCATTTTTGTGAACGGGGCGATGTACCTAAAACTCTCCAGTGAGTGtagaataatcattctatttccatgattcaaACAGTTCCaacacccaagtgttttgatctaaatcgcaatacttagttaaaaataaggcctTGATTTTTTTGTGCATATTGTGCACACCtatgtggcagtgtggaaattgcCAAATTAGATCAACTCTTGGTTGAAGTTTGATTGTACAGAATAGAGAAAGCCCCTTTgaaaatcacttagaatgtatgtgtagCCACCCTAGGATCATGCACAACTCATAAAGCAAATTTTAGAACttttactattcaaaaacatATCATAAATGTGAGAAATattgtgatatgatattttggccatatcagcCCTACATTTATGACACAGTAACGTCACAGAGAAATACCTGCAATGCAGCAGTTACGCAACCTTATCAGAGATTAACAAATAAggctctttctcaattcatcttTGCTCAATTCCTCGCATCCTTTCCGATTTGCCTTCTCAAAATGCATTGGAAAACAAGGTCTGAGGGGAGGGACCTTCTCCAATTCAGAAGGGGGCAAGGAAAGATGAATTGAATCCTAGGTATCATTCTCCATCCTCTCTCACCTGACAGCCAGGGTGGAGATGACCTCAGTGCCGCAGGGGTTCGTCAGCATGGGTAGGAAATTCTGGCCGTCCCATTTAGAGAGGTAGCATTGTGGAGGTTTTCTGTCTCGTTTGTGGGGGATCTGGACGGTGTAGAGCCTCAGGGTGTCTTTCTGGTCCTCGACTTTTCCAAACCTAAACGGGAGAGCGAAAAAACATGTGGTATGCTAGTGTGGCTATTGGATCAGAGCCATATGTCGGTGATGTAACAGGGTATATGAAAATTCGTAGGAGAAAGGGGTATGTGCTTGCCTGCAAGACATATAGCGGTATGACTTTGCTGCTATCTGAGGCATCTTCTCATGCCAACAGAGGCTCATGGCCAGCTGGTTGCCACTCCATATACTGCAGGCAAAGTCCCGGCCCACCGTCACAAGGTGCTAcacagaaacacaaaataacacagacacaggTCAGAAAACACTTACCAGTTTAGCTTGCACATTATGTTAATAACCTCTTCATTACTGtgattccaacacacacacacagacagacagacatcgagGTCATATACTTATTAGCTGTTTAGTACCTTGTTATTCGGACTGATGTCCAAGTCTTCAATTTCCCCCTCGTGGGCTTTGAAGTCCAACTTCTCTTTTAAGGAGGGGTACTGGTGAGAGAGCAGAGGCATTACAGTCAAGCTAAAACCTGCACAGTAACAATTGGGGAGAAGTCGCAACATGGCGGCTATTTTGGCATAACTTAAACTCACCTCCCACACTCTGATGTGTCCGTCTGTCCCGCCAGTCAGTAGGAGGCTGAGATCGGGACTGAACCTCACACACTTCTGGAGGGGGTCCTGGGGGTTGAGGTCCGACTGCACCTCCCCAAACGAGTCAACAGAGATCTGGGTGGTGTTATCATTCATCTCAGACACATTGCCCCTAGCAGCAGCTCCCTCACTACCCTTACCCCCTTTCCCAGCTCTTCTCCTAGCTGTGCCCTGCTCACTTCCACCCCCTGCTGGAAAATAAGGAGCATAGTGATGTGTTAATGTAAGGCAGTGTTGCCCAATCATtctcctggggacccaaaggggtgcacatttttgttttttccccctaCCACAAACATACGTGACTTAAATAATCAGAGGCTTGATGATGAATTGATTagatgaatcaggtgtgttagtgctagggcaaaaataataatgtgcagcCCTTTGGGTcaccaggaccaggattgagaaacaCTGATGTAAGAGATTAAATGTAAGATAGGAATGATGTTACAGTAAATGTATCTGTAAAGATAATTTGAACTTTGTGTATGAAGAGGTTTATAAAAGTGAATGCCAGGTTTTTGGGGGTGTCCCTTCCTTACCGTCTTTGGCTGCGGCCTTGCCCCTGGGCTGGCGTTGTCTGAAGCGCATGAGGCTGCATCTGCCGTCCTGCCCTGCGGCGATCACATCCCCGCCTATTGCCAGGTTCATGGTGGCATGCGTGTCTGTGTCATGAGAGTGCACCAGGGTGGCACAGTGCTGGCCTCCTACCAACTCCAAACCCAGGAAGTGCTGAAAAGACAGTCCCAACTTAACTTAGCAAATACTGTACAACATTACTCAGATTTAATTAGATCAAAATCAATTCTGAATCACAATGTCTACAATGTTTCTGCATTTTCACACTTACAGAATACATGCAATGTAAAAGGGTGTGAAGACAGAGAAGCGACTAAAAATGGAGAGATTGTGCCCGTAGAGCAAAACCATTACATGATCACCTAAACATTCAGTAGCTTACCACTGCATTCTTTATGCCTGTCTTGGAACCGCCTCCCCCTCCTGCAGTGATCACCCATCCTGTTTTGGGGTCCACTTTGATTGTGTAGAGGGGGAAGGGGGCCCTATACAGGTCTGGCATCCTCCGTTTGCCCATGGCTCTTGAAGGAATCAATCCACTTCAGGGCAAATTCCTTGTCTGTAGAAACAGATGCATGAAAACTCAAAATAGAAGACAAAAAAATATAATTACACAATAGTAGCTAGATCCTTGCTTTTAGCAATGCGGGTGTATTTATATACACTAGTGTTGCTTTCAATTGTATTTGGTTGCACAAAACAGTCCGTGGGAAGCCAGAAGTTAAATACAATTTTCGGACAACTTAGGATGCTGCACACCCTTGGCTGAACACGGTTTGCAACATCCTAAATTGTCCgaaaatggtggtggaaaattgTGTATTAAGACAGTACACATATTTTTCCTGTTTTAGAAGATCCTGACCCTACCATTACAGGTGTTTACACTGAGCTGGGTACATTAAGACCCTATGGAGCCTGCGTGAGATTTGGGCCAGAAAACGTACCTCGATGCAGGGATGGGATATGCCACTGTACTCCAAATTGTACCTTTATCCACACTGCTCCATtgagaagattgaaatactgctagttttTCTGGGAAACTGCCCTTTTTGGCTTCATGCTAGCTGAGGATGAAAAGTATATCAATCTTCTCGATGGAGCAGTGTGGATAAATGTAACATTTGGAGTGCAGTGGCATATCCCATCCCTGCAATTAAGTAGGTTTTCCGACCCATATCTCGCGCCGACTCCAAGGTGTGTTAATGTAACCATGATTCCGTTACGACCACAGGTGTAAACAAGATTAACTGTAGGGATGGTATCTTCTACCTGTCAAGTCTAAGGCGCTTGCTACATCGTTTGCTAACTAACTAGAACAGgttttgttattttaatgttaGCTCGCTAAACATCCCATCGCGAAagtcttgttagctagctagctacataacttGAAATCTTAGCAATTGTCACTGCACAATAAATCTGTACAAGAcagtttaactagctagctaactcgccATCTAAGCTTTTAGCATGCCAGCCAATCATTAACGTTAGCTAATTGAGCTTGAATGGTGCACTGGGTAGTGTATGCTAATGTATTTGAGGTCTTGCAAACTCTACCTGTGTAATCTGCTCCGATTTCTCTTCTGATGCCAATTATTTCAATTAGTTGGCTATTATTCCCATTGTGAGCTGTCACTGGCTGCACATATCTAATGAAAATAACGctaatgttgctagctagctaggtagccagCTTGCTACTTCCCTACATACACGTCAGCAGCGTGCAATCTGAGCGATTACGTCATTACGTACACTGTACGTACACTGtcagaaaaaaacatttgaacTATCCCTAGATAGACCACaccctgtcgtttccaatggatGAAAAgtaatcatagtgggcagaacaagcaaggtgggcagagccaagcacgagctagcgaaatcctattggtgcgttctagcatgtatttgcatatttccgttcgGTAACGTCTACTCTGTGAAGtgtgcgtgtgcaataactcaatttgtTCTTGCGCTACTAAACAACGCATTTTTATACATGTATTTttaactttggcaaagggtaaagtctccAAAACTtggtccactctgttcataacagattctagtttggGGAAATCCAAAATCCATCTCACTCCACCTTCTCCCACTGccagccactgggcttcctctcataaccatatttggtggtgagtGGAAATGCCAACCGGAGGTTTCAGATTTATATATCCGGTGAAACATCTATCTCATTGTTCTGTGACACTGTATTGATTGAactgtattgttgttgttttttctaaACACAATAAACATTTTAATAGCATTGCAAAACAAGATACAAATATTTGCAAACAAATGTTTTACATAGATGTATTCTATTCTACATAGATCTAAAACCTTCTGTAGATTATGGACAGCAGAAAAGATTTACACAGGCATTTATTGGCCAAACAATGTATTGATAATAACACTTTCCTCGTGCAAATAATCTGTTTCTTCTTTATCCTCGGTGGCCAATGCAATGGGAAACAATATGCACATCTGATGTTCTATTCTGATTCTGCCCAACAGGGTCATTCAAATAGTTACAGTGTATTGGAGTATTAATCACATGAGAGGGATGATGAAAAAAATGGTCTCTCTTAAACAATAGTGATACTGAGAGCATGATTGTGATATTGTTATAGGACAATGTTTATTTGTGAATCTAGAGAAAACCCTCACATGATGAGAGACATGGTTAGACACAATAAACAGGATTCATTTGTCACTCCCTTCCCTTTCCCATTTCTACTGGGAAGAGGTCATTTTGAAAACCGGACTTGTGTAATAAGCTTTAGCAAAGCAATCAATTGTTATGCCTCTGAATAAAATCATGACATTACATAATCATCTGTCAACTGTTAAAGGATGTACCCTAATCCATTGCCTCCCATAATCTGTGTCTAATTTTGCACACCATCGTCATCTGTCCTACCTCAGCCTTTGCTGGTGGTAAAGAGCACTGCTTAATAATTATTGTTGGCTGTTCTCTGGGGAAATCTGTCTCTCCACGGCAACATTAGTCTTGGAATCCAGCAATTAATGAATCACTTGTACAGAGTGTTACCTACAAGCCTCATATATTTCAATGGGCTGCATCACTCTAGGCACATATCGGTAGCGGTAGGTTAATTCTCCAAGGTAAAATCAAGGGGTGTGTTTATGGGGGGAGCATAGTGACAAGGGAGAGGACCTTGTGATATGGGGTATCACACACCTCAAACTATAGAGGATGAATACAGGGGGAAGTATGAATGTTCAATTTGGGCCTGAGAGGCAGGGAGATGTTGTTGATGAGTTTCtttcctgtaaaaaaaaaaaagaaggtcAATGGTCTGGGTATTGATCACACGTTCAATACAGGGTTTCAGTGGAATAATCAATACAGGTCTAATGGCAGTGTCAACGAAAGAAGCCGGTCTCGGGCAGGTTCGGCACAGCCAGTAGCGTTTCTGGGACACAAACTAATGACCAGACACAACAACCTGAACGCATCTCATagtcaaaaaataataatgaacAACGACGCCTTATGGTGCATGAACAGCCCTGGAGCACCTAGACTAGACTCAGTtcctgctccacacacacacacacactgtttggcattttactgcattgttaggcgctagtaacaagcatttcgctgcatgATTTTGCTATATGATTTTTCTAAACTGTGTAAGTGACCTTTGATTTGAAATAGGGTGGGCGTGAGCAAAATAAACTGATGTTGTGTAACGGACTGCTGCTCTTGTTTAGATTGTTCAAGCCGATGCGGGAACAGCTGTCGATAAGTACGCTATCAATTGTTCCCTCCCAAAGACTGGTTCAAGTGACATGCATATTTATTTTACGGTGTTTGTTGGATCCAGGGGTAGGCCCAGGCTTAGAaccttttttcttctttttttaaacctttatttacctATAGAAGTAGATCATTTGATGTGATAATGGTCAGAGTCAATTAGTGCACTCAGACATTGCGGTGGTATGGCCAGGAGGCGGGAAAACATTACGCGAGCTTTAATGGCAATTAATCAATAAAATGAAATAAAGTGTCATATTAGTTCATCCAGTCATAATGAATAACCATATGCTATTTACATTTAGTTATCCTATTTGGAATTGTCTGTCCCTATTTCTGACTTTGTACATGGGAGGcaaggggtgggtgggggggggggtgatctaAAGACTGGGACGGGCTTATCAGGGGTAGAAAGTGAAGATCGAGGGCGAAAAAGCAGAGCTGTTCCGTGTTTTCTGCAGAAGGCGAGAGTCCATTGTAGTCTATTACTCGTCGAGAGGGACATGTTCATGTTATTCTTATAACAAACACCCCAAATGCACTGTTTTGATTACAAGTGACATCTAATCCTTAAAAGAGCGAGCACCACCTATAGGAGATCGAAAGTGGCTTTTTCATGGCTCTGTAAGCGGATGCAACAATATGCGGATGGTTTTTACAGC
Coding sequences within it:
- the preb gene encoding prolactin regulatory element-binding protein isoform X2, with product MGKRRMPDLYRAPFPLYTIKVDPKTGWVITAGGGGGSKTGIKNAVHFLGLELVGGQHCATLVHSHDTDTHATMNLAIGGDVIAAGQDGRCSLMRFRQRQPRGKAAAKDGGGSEQGTARRRAGKGGKGSEGAAARGNVSEMNDNTTQISVDSFGEVQSDLNPQDPLQKCVRFSPDLSLLLTGGTDGHIRVWEYPSLKEKLDFKAHEGEIEDLDISPNNKHLVTVGRDFACSIWSGNQLAMSLCWHEKMPQIAAKSYRYMSCRFGKVEDQKDTLRLYTVQIPHKRDRKPPQCYLSKWDGQNFLPMLTNPCGTEVISTLAVSDSGTFLGLGTVTGSVAIYVAFSLQKLYYAQESHGIVVTDLAFLPDTLKGQSLKGNNEAAMLSVAVDSRCQMHTVRNRRSFPIWLVLFFCGLMVVGAVLLLQHLFPGFI
- the preb gene encoding prolactin regulatory element-binding protein isoform X1 → MGKRRMPDLYRAPFPLYTIKVDPKTGWVITAGGGGGSKTGIKNAVHFLGLELVGGQHCATLVHSHDTDTHATMNLAIGGDVIAAGQDGRCSLMRFRQRQPRGKAAAKDAGGGSEQGTARRRAGKGGKGSEGAAARGNVSEMNDNTTQISVDSFGEVQSDLNPQDPLQKCVRFSPDLSLLLTGGTDGHIRVWEYPSLKEKLDFKAHEGEIEDLDISPNNKHLVTVGRDFACSIWSGNQLAMSLCWHEKMPQIAAKSYRYMSCRFGKVEDQKDTLRLYTVQIPHKRDRKPPQCYLSKWDGQNFLPMLTNPCGTEVISTLAVSDSGTFLGLGTVTGSVAIYVAFSLQKLYYAQESHGIVVTDLAFLPDTLKGQSLKGNNEAAMLSVAVDSRCQMHTVRNRRSFPIWLVLFFCGLMVVGAVLLLQHLFPGFI